Proteins co-encoded in one Streptococcus ruminicola genomic window:
- the prfB gene encoding peptide chain release factor 2 (programmed frameshift), with the protein MEVAEIRQKIVENQEKLTSFRRSLDLDRLEEDIALLENKMTEPDFWNDNIAAQKTSQELNGLKQTYETFNEMQELSDETELYLEMLDEDDSIQAELEETLEKLDKIMTSYEMTLLLSEPYDRNNAILEIHPGSGGTEAQDWADMLFRMYTRYGNAKGFKVETLDYQAGDEAGIKSVTLSFEGPNAYGLLKSEMGVHRLVRISPFDSAKRRHTSFSSVEVMPELDDTIEVEIRDDDIKMDTFRSGGAGGQNVNKVSTGVRLTHIPTGIVVASTVDRTQYGNRDRAMKMLQAKLYQLEQEKKAQEVDALKGDKKEITWGSQIRSYVFTPYTMVKDHRTGYEVAQVDKVMDGDIDGFIDAFLKWRID; encoded by the exons ATGGAAGTGGCTGAAATCCGCCAAAAAATAGTAGAAAATCAAGAGAAGTTGACTAGCTTCAGGAGGTCTCTT GACTTAGATCGTTTGGAAGAAGACATTGCGCTTCTTGAAAACAAAATGACTGAGCCAGATTTTTGGAACGACAACATTGCAGCACAGAAAACATCTCAAGAATTGAATGGTTTGAAACAAACTTACGAAACATTTAACGAGATGCAAGAATTGTCTGATGAAACAGAACTTTATTTAGAAATGTTAGATGAAGATGATTCTATTCAAGCTGAGTTAGAAGAAACTCTTGAAAAACTTGATAAAATCATGACAAGTTATGAAATGACTCTTCTCTTGTCAGAACCTTATGATCGTAACAACGCCATCTTGGAAATTCACCCAGGTTCTGGTGGTACGGAAGCTCAAGACTGGGCTGATATGCTTTTCCGTATGTATACACGTTATGGAAATGCTAAAGGTTTCAAAGTTGAAACCCTTGATTATCAAGCAGGTGATGAAGCAGGTATCAAGTCAGTGACACTTTCTTTTGAAGGACCAAATGCATATGGTCTTTTGAAATCAGAAATGGGTGTTCACCGTTTGGTTCGTATCTCACCATTTGATTCGGCGAAACGTCGTCACACATCATTCTCTTCTGTCGAAGTAATGCCAGAATTGGATGATACGATTGAAGTTGAAATTCGTGATGATGATATCAAGATGGATACTTTCCGTTCAGGTGGTGCTGGTGGACAAAACGTCAACAAGGTTTCTACTGGTGTTCGTTTGACCCACATTCCAACAGGAATCGTTGTTGCGTCAACTGTTGACCGTACACAATACGGTAACCGTGACCGCGCTATGAAAATGTTGCAAGCAAAACTTTATCAATTAGAACAAGAGAAAAAAGCGCAAGAAGTGGATGCTCTTAAGGGTGATAAAAAAGAAATCACTTGGGGAAGCCAAATCCGCTCATACGTCTTCACTCCATATACAATGGTTAAAGACCACCGTACAGGGTATGAAGTTGCTCAAGTTGATAAAGTCATGGATGGTGACATTGATGGCTTCATCGACGCTTTCTTGAAATGGCGTATTGATTAA
- a CDS encoding HAD family hydrolase: MIKAIIFDMDGVLFNTENFYFDRREAFLGSKGISIKHLPPKFFVGGRMDQFWEKILGDKISDYDTKALEAEYTAYKNVHRPDYSQLVFPDAKKVLADLKAKGFVLALASNTVRKDVERALTKCGLIEYFTYILTGDDFKEGKPNPAIYNAACAKLGFDKGNIVIIEDSQKGIQAGVAAGVRVIAIRDKVFGIDQSQASLLVDSLTEAVQVIEKEV, translated from the coding sequence ATGATTAAAGCAATTATATTTGATATGGATGGTGTTTTATTTAACACTGAAAATTTTTATTTTGACCGTCGTGAGGCATTTTTAGGGAGTAAAGGTATTTCTATCAAACATTTGCCACCTAAATTTTTTGTAGGTGGACGTATGGATCAGTTCTGGGAAAAAATCTTAGGCGACAAGATTTCAGACTATGATACAAAAGCTTTGGAAGCAGAGTACACTGCTTATAAGAATGTTCATCGACCAGATTATAGTCAATTAGTTTTTCCAGATGCTAAAAAAGTTTTAGCTGATTTAAAGGCAAAAGGATTTGTCTTAGCATTGGCTTCAAACACGGTGCGAAAAGATGTTGAACGAGCTTTGACAAAATGTGGTTTGATTGAATATTTTACTTACATTTTGACAGGTGATGATTTTAAAGAAGGTAAACCAAATCCTGCAATTTACAATGCTGCTTGTGCTAAATTAGGATTCGATAAAGGTAATATTGTTATTATTGAAGATAGTCAAAAAGGAATTCAAGCTGGAGTAGCTGCAGGTGTGCGAGTGATTGCCATTCGCGATAAAGTATTTGGCATTGATCAATCACAAGCTAGCCTTTTAGTTGATAGTTTAACCGAAGCTGTGCAAGTAATTGAAAAAGAAGTTTAA
- a CDS encoding cation-translocating P-type ATPase, with translation MSKEQSKALFYTQSKDETLETLKSSRDGLSTAEAQKRLDEFGHNELDEGEKRGLFAKFIDQFKDLMIIILLVAAALSVITEGMHGLTDALIILAVVILNAAFGVYQEGQAEAAIEALKDMSSQIARVRRDGHVVEIDSRELVPGDIVMLEAGDVVPADMRLLEAASLKIEEAALTGESVPVEKDLSVEVPADAGIGDRVNMAYQNSNVTYGRGVGVVVNTGMYTEVGKIADMLANADETDTPLKQSLNQLSKVLTYLIVGIAAVTFLIGVFVRGEAPLNGLMVAVALAVAAIPEGLPAIVTIVLSMGTTTLAKRNSIVRKLPAVETLGSTEIIASDKTGTLTMNQMTVEKVYTNGKLQSSASEIASDNNTLRVMNFANDTKIDPNGKLIGDPTETALVQFGLDHSFDIREVLKKEPRVAELPFDSERKLMSTIHKEADGKFLVAVKGAPDQLLKRVTRIEEDGQVRDITADEKKAILQVNKDLAKQALRVLMMAYKYVSEVPTLESEIVESDLIFSGLVGMIDPERPEAAKAVAVAKEAGIRPIMITGDHQDTAEAIAKRLGIIEDDGQDHVFTGAELNELSDEEFQKVFKQYSVYARVSPEHKVRIVKAWQNEGKVVAMTGDGVNDAPSLKTADIGIGMGITGTEVSKGASDMVLADDNFATIIVAVEEGRKVFSNIQKSIQYLLSANMAEVFTIFFATLFGWDVLQPVHLLWINLVTDTLPAIALGVEPAEPDVMTHKPRGRKSNFFDGGVMGAIIYQGIFQTLLVLGVYGWALMFPEHASSRMMHEDALTMAFATLGLIQLLHAFNVKSVYQSIFTVGAFRNRTFNWAIPVAFLLLMVTIAVPGFNQLFHVSHLSVTQWLAVIIGSLLMVVLTEIVKAVQRALGQDEKAI, from the coding sequence TTGTCTAAAGAACAAAGTAAAGCTCTGTTTTATACACAGAGCAAAGATGAAACATTGGAAACTCTGAAGTCATCACGTGATGGTTTGTCTACAGCCGAAGCTCAAAAACGCTTGGACGAATTTGGTCACAATGAACTTGATGAAGGTGAAAAACGTGGTTTGTTTGCGAAGTTCATCGATCAGTTCAAAGATTTGATGATTATCATTTTGTTGGTCGCTGCGGCTCTTTCTGTTATTACAGAAGGAATGCACGGATTAACAGATGCTTTAATTATTCTTGCTGTTGTTATTTTGAATGCGGCATTTGGTGTTTACCAAGAAGGTCAAGCAGAAGCGGCGATTGAAGCTCTTAAAGATATGTCAAGTCAAATCGCGCGTGTCCGTCGTGATGGTCATGTAGTGGAAATTGATTCACGTGAATTGGTTCCTGGTGATATTGTCATGCTTGAAGCTGGTGATGTTGTTCCAGCTGACATGCGACTTTTAGAAGCAGCATCATTGAAAATTGAAGAAGCTGCTCTTACAGGTGAATCAGTTCCAGTTGAAAAAGATTTGTCAGTTGAAGTACCTGCTGATGCAGGAATCGGTGACCGTGTAAACATGGCTTACCAAAACTCAAATGTTACTTACGGCCGAGGTGTTGGTGTCGTTGTTAACACAGGTATGTACACTGAAGTTGGTAAAATTGCTGATATGCTTGCCAACGCTGATGAAACAGATACACCACTTAAACAAAGTTTGAACCAATTGTCTAAAGTATTGACATACTTGATTGTTGGTATCGCTGCTGTTACTTTCCTTATCGGTGTTTTTGTTCGAGGAGAAGCTCCACTTAATGGTTTGATGGTTGCCGTAGCACTTGCCGTGGCTGCTATCCCAGAAGGACTTCCAGCCATTGTGACAATTGTCTTGTCAATGGGAACAACAACACTTGCTAAACGTAATTCAATTGTTCGTAAATTACCAGCTGTTGAAACACTTGGTTCTACAGAAATCATTGCATCAGATAAAACTGGTACATTGACAATGAACCAAATGACAGTCGAAAAAGTTTACACAAACGGAAAATTGCAAAGCTCTGCAAGCGAGATTGCATCTGACAATAACACACTTCGTGTTATGAACTTTGCAAATGATACTAAAATCGATCCAAATGGAAAATTAATCGGAGACCCAACTGAAACAGCACTAGTTCAATTTGGTCTTGATCATAGTTTTGATATTCGTGAAGTTCTTAAAAAAGAACCACGTGTGGCAGAGTTGCCATTTGATTCTGAACGTAAATTAATGTCAACGATTCACAAAGAAGCTGATGGTAAATTCCTTGTTGCTGTTAAAGGTGCACCAGATCAATTGCTTAAACGTGTGACTCGCATCGAAGAAGATGGTCAAGTTCGTGATATTACAGCTGATGAGAAGAAAGCTATTTTGCAAGTCAATAAAGACCTTGCAAAACAAGCTCTTCGTGTTTTGATGATGGCTTATAAATATGTTTCTGAAGTGCCAACACTTGAATCAGAAATTGTTGAGTCTGATTTGATTTTCTCAGGTCTTGTTGGAATGATTGACCCAGAACGTCCTGAAGCAGCTAAGGCTGTTGCTGTCGCTAAGGAAGCTGGTATTCGTCCAATTATGATTACTGGTGACCACCAAGATACAGCAGAAGCTATTGCTAAACGTCTTGGTATCATTGAAGATGACGGTCAAGACCACGTCTTCACAGGTGCTGAACTTAATGAATTGTCAGACGAAGAATTCCAAAAAGTCTTCAAACAATATTCAGTTTATGCACGTGTGTCTCCTGAACACAAAGTCCGTATCGTTAAAGCTTGGCAAAATGAAGGTAAAGTTGTTGCCATGACTGGTGACGGTGTTAATGATGCGCCATCACTTAAGACAGCTGATATCGGTATCGGTATGGGGATTACTGGTACAGAAGTTTCTAAAGGAGCTTCTGACATGGTCCTTGCTGATGATAACTTTGCAACGATTATCGTTGCTGTTGAAGAAGGACGTAAGGTCTTCTCTAATATCCAAAAATCAATTCAATACCTTCTTTCAGCTAACATGGCTGAAGTCTTCACAATCTTCTTTGCCACACTATTTGGTTGGGATGTTCTTCAACCTGTACACCTTCTTTGGATTAACTTGGTAACAGATACGCTACCAGCGATTGCGCTTGGTGTTGAACCAGCTGAACCAGATGTGATGACTCACAAACCTCGTGGACGTAAATCAAACTTCTTTGATGGTGGGGTTATGGGCGCAATTATCTATCAAGGTATTTTCCAAACTTTACTCGTTTTAGGTGTTTACGGATGGGCATTGATGTTCCCAGAACATGCTTCAAGCCGCATGATGCACGAAGATGCTTTGACAATGGCGTTTGCAACTCTTGGTTTGATTCAATTGCTCCATGCCTTTAACGTTAAGTCTGTTTACCAATCAATCTTTACAGTTGGAGCTTTCAGAAATAGAACCTTTAACTGGGCAATTCCAGTAGCTTTCCTACTATTGATGGTTACTATTGCAGTACCTGGATTTAACCAATTATTCCACGTTTCACACTTGAGTGTGACACAATGGTTAGCGGTCATCATCGGAAGCTTGCTCATGGTTGTTTTGACAGAAATTGTTAAGGCTGTTCAACGTGCTCTTGGTCAAGATGAAAAAGCTATTTAA
- a CDS encoding DUF1934 domain-containing protein — translation MKLHIKNKIDLDGQVELVEQSYPVKLTEKNGHIYLTYTNEEKETVMLKCNDQELIMTRFSTPKSIMRFHRELPAIVAIPTPVGMQHLQTQTSVYELDTKEQNLKIHYQLKQVEGDNVFANYQLEIKWL, via the coding sequence ATGAAACTTCATATTAAGAATAAAATTGATTTAGATGGACAAGTTGAGTTAGTTGAGCAATCATACCCAGTTAAATTAACCGAAAAAAATGGTCATATCTATCTTACCTATACCAATGAAGAAAAAGAAACGGTTATGCTTAAGTGTAATGACCAAGAGTTGATTATGACACGTTTTTCAACGCCAAAATCAATCATGCGATTTCATCGCGAACTGCCAGCTATAGTTGCTATTCCAACCCCAGTTGGTATGCAACATTTACAAACACAAACCAGTGTTTATGAGTTGGATACCAAAGAGCAAAATCTTAAAATCCACTATCAACTAAAACAAGTTGAAGGGGATAATGTTTTTGCAAACTATCAGCTAGAAATCAAGTGGTTGTAA
- a CDS encoding sulfite exporter TauE/SafE family protein, whose product MTNELILRLIQIFLVFLIIWIFGNIILHAKKNKINLKERFWTGLWIGYLTDLLDTLGIGTFATSTALFKATKLVKDDKQIPATLSTAHVIPVLIEALCFITIVKVELPTLLAMATASFVGALVGTRLTKNWDTRHVQRALGTLLIIAALIMVYRMIANPGAGMGDGVHGLHGIWLLVGIVFNFTIGILMTMGLGNYAPELIFFSMLGINPSIALPVMMLDAAVIMSASTTEFIKSGRVNWPGVLGIIIGGSFGVLTAAFFLSQLDINKFKILIVFIAIFTGTSLLRSSAIKR is encoded by the coding sequence ATGACAAATGAACTTATCTTACGTTTAATCCAGATTTTTTTGGTTTTCTTAATTATTTGGATTTTTGGAAATATTATCTTGCATGCCAAGAAAAATAAAATTAATTTAAAGGAAAGATTCTGGACTGGTCTTTGGATAGGCTATCTGACAGACTTACTAGATACGCTAGGAATTGGAACGTTTGCGACTAGTACGGCGCTTTTTAAGGCAACAAAATTAGTCAAGGATGATAAACAGATTCCTGCGACCTTATCAACTGCTCACGTCATTCCAGTCTTGATTGAGGCACTTTGCTTTATCACGATTGTGAAAGTGGAATTGCCAACCTTGTTAGCGATGGCAACGGCTTCTTTTGTGGGAGCTCTTGTCGGGACACGTCTTACGAAAAACTGGGACACACGTCATGTGCAAAGAGCTTTAGGAACACTGTTGATTATTGCTGCGCTTATCATGGTTTATCGCATGATTGCAAATCCTGGTGCAGGAATGGGTGACGGTGTTCATGGTCTTCACGGCATTTGGCTTTTGGTTGGTATAGTGTTCAATTTTACGATTGGTATTTTGATGACCATGGGATTAGGAAACTATGCTCCAGAATTGATTTTCTTTTCAATGCTTGGGATTAATCCGTCGATTGCACTTCCAGTGATGATGCTTGACGCAGCAGTTATCATGTCAGCAAGTACGACAGAATTTATCAAATCTGGTCGCGTGAATTGGCCAGGGGTTCTAGGAATCATTATTGGTGGTTCTTTTGGTGTCTTGACGGCTGCCTTTTTCCTCAGTCAGCTAGATATCAATAAGTTTAAAATATTGATTGTTTTTATCGCTATTTTTACTGGAACTAGTTTACTTCGTTCATCAGCAATTAAGCGATAA
- a CDS encoding HD domain-containing protein, translating into MNEKVFRDPVHNYITVNHPVIYDLINSKEFQRLRRVKQVSTTVFTFHGAEHSRFSHCLGVYEIARRVTEIFDAKFPEIWDSNENLLTMVAALLHDVGHGAYSHTFEKLFDTDHEAITQEIITSPDTEVNAILRRVSPDFPEKVASVISHTYHNKQVVQLISSQIDCDRMDYLLRDSYYSGARYGQFDLTRILRVIRPTADGIVFEYNGMHAVEDYIVSRFQMYMQVYFHPASRAMEVLLQNLLKRAKYLYHIDSHFFEKTSPNLIPFLANQASLADYLSLDDGVMNTYFQAWMTAEDDILADLASRFVNRKVFKSVTFEEESRKDLSHLVELVKSVGFDPDYYTGIHVNFDLPYDIYRPEKKEPRTEINMIQKDGSVVELSTISPIVKTLTGTIYGDRRFYFPKEMLSDDDLFAHTKKEFMSYISNDHFVSPN; encoded by the coding sequence ATGAATGAAAAAGTATTTCGTGACCCTGTTCACAATTATATAACCGTCAATCATCCGGTCATTTATGACCTTATCAATAGTAAAGAATTTCAGCGTCTACGTCGTGTCAAACAAGTCTCGACAACTGTTTTCACCTTTCATGGCGCTGAGCACAGTCGTTTTTCACACTGCTTAGGCGTTTATGAAATTGCTAGACGAGTAACTGAGATTTTTGATGCCAAATTTCCAGAGATTTGGGATTCTAATGAAAATCTTTTAACCATGGTAGCAGCCCTCTTACACGATGTGGGGCATGGTGCTTATTCACACACTTTTGAAAAGCTTTTCGATACTGACCACGAAGCTATTACTCAAGAAATTATCACTAGTCCTGACACAGAAGTTAATGCGATTTTACGCCGAGTATCCCCAGATTTTCCTGAAAAAGTGGCAAGTGTCATCAGCCACACTTACCACAACAAGCAAGTGGTGCAACTCATCTCTAGCCAGATTGACTGCGACCGAATGGATTACCTTTTGCGCGACTCCTACTACAGTGGAGCAAGATATGGTCAATTTGATTTGACACGCATCTTGCGTGTTATTCGTCCAACAGCTGACGGCATTGTCTTTGAATATAACGGCATGCACGCTGTCGAAGACTACATTGTCAGTCGATTTCAAATGTACATGCAAGTCTATTTCCACCCCGCTAGCCGAGCTATGGAAGTCTTGCTGCAAAATCTCTTAAAACGTGCTAAATACCTTTATCACATTGATAGCCACTTCTTTGAAAAAACGTCACCAAATCTCATCCCATTTTTAGCTAATCAAGCTAGTCTAGCCGATTATTTATCGCTAGATGATGGTGTGATGAACACTTATTTTCAAGCTTGGATGACTGCTGAAGATGACATTCTAGCAGATTTAGCCAGCCGTTTTGTTAACCGTAAGGTTTTCAAATCCGTAACTTTCGAAGAAGAATCTCGTAAGGACCTCAGTCATTTAGTTGAATTGGTAAAATCTGTTGGTTTTGACCCAGACTATTACACTGGTATTCATGTTAACTTTGACCTTCCTTATGACATTTACCGCCCTGAAAAGAAAGAGCCACGTACTGAGATTAATATGATTCAAAAAGATGGCTCAGTTGTTGAGCTCTCAACCATCTCACCGATTGTAAAGACTTTGACAGGAACAATTTATGGCGATAGACGCTTCTACTTTCCAAAAGAAATGCTCAGCGATGATGACTTATTTGCTCATACCAAAAAAGAATTTATGAGCTATATCTCAAATGATCATTTTGTCTCACCCAATTAA
- the yidA gene encoding sugar-phosphatase, whose translation MSIKLVAVDIDGTLLTNDRKVTPEVFEAVQEAKKQGVKVIIATGRPIPGVQPLLNELNLREEGDYVITFNGGLVQDTSTGENIITETMTYEDYLDIEFLSRKLDVHMHAITKKGIYTANRNIGKYTVHESSLVNMPIFYRTPEEMGDKEIIKMMYIDEPEVLDAAIEKIPQEFFDKYTIVKSTPFYLEFMNKKASKGNAIKHLAEKMGLTAEQTMAIGDAENDRAMLEAVGNPVVMENGTPELKEIAKYITKSNEESGVAHALREWVLK comes from the coding sequence ATGTCTATTAAATTAGTCGCTGTCGATATCGACGGCACACTCTTAACCAACGACCGTAAAGTCACGCCTGAAGTTTTCGAGGCTGTTCAAGAAGCTAAAAAACAAGGTGTTAAGGTCATTATCGCAACTGGACGTCCTATCCCAGGTGTTCAGCCACTTCTTAACGAATTAAATCTAAGAGAAGAAGGCGATTATGTTATTACCTTCAATGGTGGACTAGTCCAAGATACGTCAACCGGTGAAAACATCATCACGGAAACCATGACTTACGAAGACTATCTTGATATTGAATTCCTTAGCCGTAAATTGGATGTTCACATGCATGCAATCACGAAAAAAGGTATTTATACGGCTAACCGCAACATTGGAAAATACACGGTTCACGAATCAAGTTTGGTTAATATGCCAATTTTTTACCGCACTCCAGAAGAAATGGGCGATAAAGAAATTATTAAAATGATGTACATCGATGAACCTGAAGTTCTTGATGCTGCCATCGAAAAAATTCCACAAGAATTCTTCGATAAATACACGATTGTTAAATCAACACCATTTTACCTAGAATTCATGAACAAAAAAGCTAGCAAAGGAAATGCCATCAAGCACCTTGCTGAAAAAATGGGGCTTACTGCTGAACAAACTATGGCTATCGGTGATGCCGAAAATGACCGTGCCATGCTAGAAGCGGTTGGAAACCCAGTTGTTATGGAAAATGGTACACCAGAACTTAAAGAAATCGCTAAATATATTACAAAATCAAACGAAGAAAGTGGCGTTGCACACGCCCTTAGAGAGTGGGTCTTAAAATAA
- a CDS encoding aminoacyltransferase, which yields MYSYKIGISAEEHDNFAKSSNQTNLLQSSNWEKVKDNWDNERIGFYKDDQLVASASILIKALPLGFTMLYIPRGPIMDYSDKELVTFVIKSLKKYGKTKHALFIKMDPALLLKQYKIGEEVDENKDTLLAIDNLKAAGCEWTGRTTTIAESIQPRFQANVYTQEDMTSTFPKHTKRLMKDAVHRGVITTRGTIDDVKAFADVVALTENRKGVALRNEDYFRKMMEIYGDDAYLHLAKVNLPKRLAEYKEQLAQIEKDLAETAEHQKKRLTKLTQQKNSVTKYIKEFEEFVEKYPDELIIAGILSVSFGNVMEMLYAGMNDEFKKFYPQYSLYPKVFEDAYADGIIWANMGGVEGTLDDGLTKFKSNFNPTIEEFIGEFNIPVNGLLYKLSNLAYNIRKQRRNSH from the coding sequence ATGTATAGCTATAAAATCGGTATCTCAGCTGAAGAACACGATAATTTTGCAAAATCAAGCAATCAAACAAACCTTTTACAATCATCAAATTGGGAAAAAGTTAAAGACAATTGGGACAACGAACGTATTGGTTTTTACAAGGATGACCAATTAGTTGCTTCTGCTTCTATCCTAATCAAAGCATTGCCACTTGGCTTCACTATGCTTTACATCCCACGTGGACCAATTATGGATTACAGTGACAAAGAACTCGTCACATTTGTCATCAAATCACTTAAAAAATACGGTAAAACAAAACATGCCCTTTTCATCAAAATGGACCCAGCTTTGTTGCTTAAACAATACAAAATCGGTGAAGAAGTTGATGAAAATAAAGACACACTTCTTGCTATCGACAACTTAAAAGCTGCTGGTTGTGAATGGACTGGACGCACAACAACTATTGCTGAAAGCATCCAACCTCGTTTCCAAGCCAATGTCTACACACAAGAAGACATGACATCAACTTTCCCTAAACACACAAAACGTTTGATGAAAGACGCCGTTCACCGTGGTGTTATCACTACACGTGGTACAATCGATGACGTGAAAGCTTTTGCTGATGTCGTTGCCCTTACAGAAAACCGCAAAGGTGTTGCTCTTCGTAACGAAGATTATTTCCGTAAAATGATGGAAATTTACGGTGATGATGCTTACCTACACTTGGCAAAAGTTAACCTACCAAAACGTTTGGCTGAATACAAAGAACAATTAGCTCAAATCGAAAAAGACTTGGCTGAAACAGCTGAACACCAAAAGAAACGTTTGACAAAACTCACTCAACAAAAAAATTCTGTTACAAAATACATCAAAGAATTTGAAGAATTCGTTGAAAAATACCCTGATGAATTAATCATCGCAGGTATCTTATCAGTTTCATTCGGTAACGTTATGGAAATGCTTTACGCTGGTATGAACGACGAGTTCAAGAAATTCTATCCTCAATACTCACTTTATCCAAAAGTATTTGAAGATGCTTATGCTGATGGCATCATCTGGGCAAATATGGGTGGTGTTGAAGGAACACTCGATGACGGTTTGACTAAATTCAAATCAAACTTCAATCCAACAATTGAAGAATTCATCGGTGAATTTAACATTCCAGTAAATGGTTTGCTTTACAAACTATCAAACTTGGCTTATAACATTCGCAAACAAAGGAGAAATAGCCATTAA
- a CDS encoding aminoacyltransferase, translated as MSLEIINKKVFETFCNTVNYKSFMQSVEMADLLEKRGYQVTFLGLKEADELQVAGVLYTIPVAGGLHMEINSGPASRDQSYLKDFYQGLQSYAKENGAIELLVKPFDTYQHFDTNGEPTDDERTNLIEDFTSLGYQHDGLLTGYPGGEPDWHYVKDLTDLDEKSLLKSFSKKGRPLVKKAKTFGITLRKLDRSELPLFKEITSATSNRRDYVDKSLDYYQDFYDCFGDACEFMVASLNFQDYLKHLESDQAKLEKRIEKLRTAIENNNASEKKQNQLRELSSQSATFDTRIAEAKTFIEKYGSQNVILAGSLFVYTKQEAVYLFSGSYPEFNKFYAPALLQEHVMLEAIKRGITTYNLLGITGEFDGSDGVLRFKQNYNGYITRKMGTFRYYPHPLKYKLIHNLKKLLRRY; from the coding sequence ATGTCTCTTGAGATTATCAATAAAAAAGTTTTTGAGACTTTTTGCAATACCGTCAACTACAAATCTTTCATGCAATCTGTCGAAATGGCAGATTTGCTTGAAAAACGTGGCTACCAAGTCACTTTTCTTGGGTTAAAAGAAGCTGATGAACTCCAAGTTGCTGGTGTCCTTTACACTATACCAGTAGCTGGCGGACTTCATATGGAAATCAATTCTGGTCCTGCTTCTCGTGATCAGTCTTACCTAAAAGACTTTTACCAAGGCCTTCAAAGCTACGCCAAAGAAAATGGTGCCATCGAATTATTGGTTAAACCATTTGATACCTATCAACACTTTGACACCAACGGTGAACCAACTGATGATGAAAGAACCAACTTGATTGAAGATTTCACATCACTAGGCTATCAACACGACGGGCTTTTGACTGGTTACCCTGGAGGAGAACCTGATTGGCATTACGTCAAAGATTTGACTGATTTGGATGAAAAATCCTTACTAAAATCATTTAGCAAAAAAGGTCGTCCACTTGTTAAGAAAGCTAAAACATTTGGAATTACTCTTCGAAAACTTGATCGTAGCGAACTTCCACTCTTCAAAGAAATCACTTCTGCAACATCTAACCGAAGAGACTATGTCGATAAGTCACTAGACTACTATCAAGATTTCTATGATTGCTTTGGAGATGCTTGTGAATTTATGGTAGCAAGCCTTAATTTCCAAGATTACCTCAAACATCTCGAAAGCGACCAAGCTAAACTCGAAAAACGAATCGAGAAACTTCGCACAGCTATTGAAAATAATAATGCTTCTGAAAAGAAACAAAATCAGTTGCGTGAATTATCAAGCCAATCAGCAACCTTTGATACACGTATTGCAGAAGCCAAAACATTCATTGAAAAATATGGCTCACAAAACGTTATCTTAGCGGGTAGCCTCTTCGTTTATACCAAACAAGAAGCTGTCTACCTCTTCTCTGGTTCTTACCCTGAGTTCAATAAATTCTACGCACCAGCTCTTCTTCAAGAACACGTCATGCTAGAGGCGATTAAGCGCGGTATTACAACCTACAATCTTCTAGGTATCACAGGAGAATTTGATGGATCTGACGGCGTTCTACGCTTTAAACAGAACTATAACGGCTACATTACCCGTAAAATGGGGACTTTCCGCTATTACCCTCATCCACTCAAATACAAACTTATTCATAATCTCAAAAAATTACTTAGACGTTATTAA